A genomic stretch from Oryzias latipes chromosome 24, ASM223467v1 includes:
- the LOC101172865 gene encoding disks large-associated protein 2 isoform X5, giving the protein MKGLSGSRSQHHIPLSHGLDYDPHVHDLHAHHGSDTRYLSYLLSPTESCPIDFHHRYSPRSSVHSDRMMMAPVTMPPPAVSDHISSSTFPRMHYSSQYYDSVTRDDCAAITASATSPAVAAAAAAAAASSHHSSTKSNRLPANLLDQFEKQLPLQRDGFHTLQYQRASTAAEQRSESPGRIRHLVHSVQKLFTKSHSLEGSSKMNGTKGDIIGGGGGTGGYYHHSHHSTKHGSKRSKSKERKHRSGGWWSSDDNLDSDSTYRPSSVMSRHHGEHVDHCYPDSMHSHHFGEMSLKGSKSNNDVKCSACESMAMAPEGKYMKRSSWSTLTVSQAKEAYRKSSLNLDKPIMHTDLKISSRTPHYLQVPQDDWGGYPGEKDEEIPCRRMRSSSYVKAMGEVDDESGESDTSPKMSPVSKTVRPDALVLKSAMQRPHLESQSQGYHLQTRDMRSHPSVTLNPAPSFHPPPFRSRNQSYMRAVSTLSQASCVSQVSETEINGQFESVCESVFSEVESQAMEALDLPGSFRTRSHSYLRAIQAGYSQDDDCLPSMTSSTVTSTLRSTTEGYDVVDATSLLNDDMIEDDDGASSSAYVELERLERETAAARSHHSTGSTVTAISVPPATPPSFRSPIATSEPPVPQAIQAFKESANMVAAFNLQWKDEISAMRYELAELRRDVCGELKTFNSNFFNFTQCYNMWTLCREPCSDSTTQTDDRVSIGIQAGSSWSIRHHTEDKSVMCQPEPASFSIIDLMEPPRIEIIEGTPESTPEGSGSPASPLPIEDFPWDINKKQKVQKQPDTSGHRSASLELWSRKYTSGPMSYLSMSF; this is encoded by the exons ATGAAGGGCTTATCGGGCAGCCGTTCACAGCACCATATTCCTTTATCCCATGGGTTGGACTATGACCCTCACGTCCATGACCTTCACGCTCACCATGGCTCGGATACACGTTACCTCTCATACCTACTCAGCCCCACAGAGAGCTGCCCCATTGATTTCCACCACCGCTACTCGCCTCGCAGCTCTGTCCATTCAGACCGGATGATGATGGCCCCCGTCACCATGCCCCCACCGGCTGTGTCGGACCACATCTCAAGCAGCACCTTCCCAAGAATGCACTATAGCTCTCAATACTATGACTCAGTCACACGCGATGACTGCGCTGCCATCACAGCCTCTGCCACCTCCCCAGCTGTTGCtgcggctgcagctgcagcagctgcttcctCGCACCATTCAAGCACCAAGAGCAACCGCCTTCCTGCAAATCTGTTAGACCAATTTGAGAAGCAACTGCCATTACAACGTGACGGCTTCCACACGCTACAGTACCAGCGTGCCTCCACAGCTGCAGAGCAACGAAGTGAGAGTCCTGGCCGCATCAGACACCTGGTTCATTCTGTGCAAAAGCTTTTCACCAAGTCTCACTCCTTAGAGGGGTCATCCAAGATGAATGGCACAAAAGGGGATATAATTGGAGGTGGAGGGGGAACAGGAGGTTATTACCATCATAGTCACCACTCCACCAAACATGGCAGCAAGAGAAGCAAAAGTAAAGAACGGAAGCATCGGTCAGGTGGTTGGTGGAGCTCGGATGATAATTTAGATAGTGACAGCACCTACCGCCCATCTAGTGTCATGTCACGACACCATGGAGAACACGTCGATCACTGTTATCCAGATTCCATGCACAGCCATCACTTTGGAGAGATGTCACTCAAAGGTTCTAAGAGTAACAATGATGTCAAGTGTTCAGCCTGTGAGAGCATGGCCATGGCACCAGAGGGCAAATATATGAAGAGAAGCTCATGGTCCACATTAACAGTGAGCCAGGCCAAGGAAGCATATAGGAAGTCATCCCTCAACTTAGACAAACCCATAATGCACACAGACCTCAAAATTTCATCGAGAACGCCTCACTACCTTCAG GTGCCCCAGGATGACTGGGGAGGATATCCTGGTGAAAAAGATGAGGAGATTCCATGTAGGCGCATGCGGAGTAGTAGCTACGTCAAAGCTATGGGAGAGGTGGATGATGAAAGTGGGGAGTCTGACACCAGTCCAAAGATGTCTCCCGTCTCAAAAACTGTTCGCCCTGATGCCCTTGTCCTCAAATCAGCAATGCAGAGACCCCATTTAGAATCTCAGAG cCAGGGTTATCACCTGCAGACGAGAGATATGCGATCTCACCCAAGTGTCACACTGAATCCTGCCCCCTCCTTTCATCCTCCGCCTTTTCGATCACGCAATCAAAGCTACATGCGTGCGGTCAGCACCCTCAGCCAGGCTAGCTGCGTAAGCCAG GTGAGTGAGACTGAGATCAATGGCCAGTTTGAGTCAGTTTGCGAGTCCGTTTTTAGTGAAGTAGAATCCCAGGCAATGGAGGCCTTGGACCTGCCTGGTTCGTTCCGCACACGAAGCCACAGTTACCTCCGTGCAATTCAGGCTGGTTATTCCCAGGATGATGACTGCTTGCCTTCAATGACATCCTCCACTGTCACTTCAACTCTCAGATCCACAACAG AGGGATATGATGTTGTGGATGCGACGTCTTTACTAAATGACGACATGATTGAGGACGATGATGGTGCTAGCTCCTCTGCCTATGTGGAGCTTGAGAGGCTGGAAAGAGAAACAGCTGCTGCACGTAGCCATCATAGTACAGGCTCCACTGTAACAGCCATTTCCGTCCCACCGGCAACCCCACCGTCCTTTAGGAGCCCGATTGCTACATCTGAACCACCAGTTCCTCAGGCCATTCAGGCCTTCAAAGAGTCTGCAAATATGGTGGCTGCCTTTAACCTGCAATGGAAGGATGAAATCTCAGCAATGCGCTATGAGCTTGCAGAGTTGCGCAGAGATGTCTGTGGGGAACTAAAAACTTTCAACAGCAACTTTTTCAACTTCACTCAGTGCTACAACATGTGGACTTTGTGCCGAGAGCCTTGTAGTGACAGCACCACACAAACAGATGACAGAGTTTCCATAGGAATTCAAGCAGGCTCAAGTTGGTCTATTCGACACCATACAGAAGACAAGTCCGTCATGTGCCAACCAGAGCCAGCATCCTTTAGCATCATCGATCTCATGGAACCACCGCGAATTGAAATAATAGAAGGAACTCCTGAGAGCACCCCAGAGGGTTCAGGCAGTCCTGCCAGCCCACTACCAATAGAAGACTTCCCATGGGACatcaacaaaaagcaaaaggttCAAAAGCAACCAGACACAAGTGGTCATCGAAGTGCAAGTTTAGAACTGTGGAGTAGAAAGTACACCAGTGGGCCCATGTCTTATTTGTCTATGTCATTCTAA